One Lysinibacillus sp. OF-1 DNA segment encodes these proteins:
- a CDS encoding alpha/beta fold hydrolase has translation MDLNTTTGKKTANKMKIMLIILLKILAALVIIIVVFIAIVFVIDKISSKLEAGKIKPYGQYVTVDGKNMNVLIQGQGTETVVLLPGLGTGTPALDFKPLVEELSPFYKVVVIEPFGYGLSDITEKERSTENIVSEIHEALQILKIDRYILMGHSIAGIYGLDYVNKYEQEVSAFVGIDSSVPRQYGDKVVESPIPSSVITLLKESGLGRLIMKLSADPYATLPVDDETKEQMRILSYKNFRNPTIVNEIENRFPNFKAVENLTFPKNLPVIFFLQPNSTAIEGWSTLHEEQIKDSVHGKVMTFQGTHYLHHTKSKEIAENFRAFIEEVK, from the coding sequence ATGGACTTGAACACAACAACAGGCAAAAAAACAGCTAATAAGATGAAAATAATGCTGATCATTTTACTTAAAATTTTAGCAGCATTAGTTATAATAATTGTCGTTTTTATAGCCATTGTTTTTGTCATTGATAAGATCAGTAGTAAATTAGAAGCTGGAAAAATAAAACCTTATGGTCAGTATGTAACAGTAGATGGGAAAAATATGAATGTTTTGATTCAGGGACAAGGCACAGAAACAGTCGTGCTACTACCAGGTTTGGGGACAGGAACACCAGCACTTGATTTTAAACCGCTAGTAGAAGAGTTATCGCCATTTTACAAAGTTGTAGTGATTGAGCCTTTTGGTTATGGATTAAGTGATATAACCGAAAAAGAGCGGAGTACAGAAAATATTGTAAGTGAAATCCACGAAGCTTTACAGATTCTTAAAATTGACCGCTATATTCTAATGGGTCACTCCATTGCGGGCATTTACGGACTAGATTATGTGAATAAATATGAACAAGAAGTAAGTGCATTTGTCGGGATCGATAGCAGTGTTCCAAGGCAATATGGTGATAAGGTTGTTGAATCTCCAATACCTTCTTCAGTAATTACACTACTCAAAGAATCAGGTTTAGGCAGATTGATAATGAAACTAAGTGCTGACCCATATGCTACACTACCAGTTGATGATGAAACAAAAGAACAAATGAGAATTCTTTCTTACAAAAACTTTAGAAATCCTACCATTGTGAATGAAATAGAAAATAGGTTTCCTAATTTTAAAGCAGTTGAAAATTTAACATTCCCAAAAAACCTTCCTGTTATTTTCTTTTTACAACCGAATAGTACTGCAATTGAAGGATGGTCAACACTACATGAAGAACAAATAAAGGATTCTGTACATGGAAAAGTGATGACATTTCAAGGAACACATTATTTACATCATACCAAATCAAAAGAAATCGCTGAAAACTTCAGAGCATTTATCGAAGAAGTAAAGTAA
- a CDS encoding TetR/AcrR family transcriptional regulator: protein MKDRKQVVIEATLQLFTEKGYQHTSVQDILDKANISKGTFYNYFSSKNECLSAVLEQNRLERNVLKEEILVGKKIDDIEVLVEQLIASLRIKEKYNLMPLFREISFLHDEELQKILAEHRFYEITWLKNRFYDIYGEDGKPYYYECAIIFFGTFQYISFYWNLATKTTIDIKKVVYRSIKYVESFLPEMIESGEILLEPNDMYLLEMDSAYKPITNDQIQKKLELFYKKISTVELQQKSTELTTLLLDEMSREKPRISVLELIIQPFRSSFSDTIYKYEAEEIANLCWLYMKSPNKA from the coding sequence ATGAAAGATCGTAAGCAAGTGGTCATCGAAGCAACATTGCAATTATTTACTGAAAAAGGGTATCAGCACACATCGGTTCAAGATATTTTAGATAAAGCCAATATTTCAAAGGGGACATTTTATAACTATTTTTCATCCAAAAATGAATGTCTTTCAGCTGTGCTCGAACAAAATCGTCTAGAAAGAAATGTTTTAAAAGAGGAAATTCTAGTCGGCAAGAAAATAGATGATATAGAAGTTTTAGTTGAACAATTAATCGCTTCCTTAAGGATTAAAGAAAAATATAACTTAATGCCTTTATTTCGAGAAATCTCTTTTTTGCATGATGAAGAGTTGCAAAAAATTCTTGCTGAACACCGTTTTTATGAAATCACATGGCTAAAAAATAGATTTTATGATATTTATGGGGAGGATGGAAAGCCCTATTATTATGAGTGTGCAATCATATTTTTTGGTACGTTCCAGTATATATCCTTTTATTGGAATTTAGCAACCAAGACAACAATTGATATAAAAAAGGTAGTCTACAGATCGATAAAGTATGTAGAAAGTTTTCTTCCAGAAATGATTGAGAGTGGAGAAATATTATTAGAGCCAAATGATATGTATTTGCTTGAAATGGATTCAGCGTACAAGCCGATCACAAACGATCAAATTCAAAAGAAACTAGAACTGTTTTATAAAAAAATATCGACGGTTGAGCTTCAGCAAAAATCAACGGAACTAACGACGTTGCTTTTGGATGAAATGAGTAGAGAAAAGCCGCGCATAAGCGTTTTAGAACTCATTATCCAACCATTTCGTAGTTCTTTTTCTGACACAATTTATAAATATGAAGCGGAAGAAATCGCTAATCTTTGCTGGCTTTATATGAAAAGTCCAAACAAAGCATAA
- a CDS encoding HTH domain-containing protein, which yields MPEFKKRAEVSFVTNISRFDYLKEQLQEVVEKFNFNHLQLSKIVDLPINELESLLNGKGNITTDQQEIIEHKLAKLCFGFQGFDAKERATLLLNDLVKDYMFSTASIAKIIHVEEKELNDFRQAQVMDREAELKICVNVILLHFVLHN from the coding sequence ATGCCAGAATTTAAGAAGAGGGCAGAAGTATCTTTTGTCACGAATATATCCCGATTTGATTACCTGAAAGAACAACTACAAGAAGTAGTTGAAAAATTTAATTTCAATCATCTTCAGCTTTCCAAAATAGTTGATTTACCGATAAATGAGCTGGAAAGTTTGCTAAATGGTAAGGGGAATATTACGACTGACCAGCAGGAAATAATAGAGCATAAATTAGCCAAGTTATGTTTTGGTTTTCAAGGTTTTGATGCAAAAGAAAGAGCAACATTGCTCTTGAATGATCTCGTTAAGGATTACATGTTTTCAACAGCAAGTATCGCAAAAATAATTCATGTAGAAGAAAAGGAACTCAACGATTTTAGACAAGCACAAGTAATGGATAGAGAGGCAGAATTGAAAATATGTGTGAATGTGATTCTGCTACATTTTGTTTTACATAACTAA
- a CDS encoding spore germination protein → MENMMMELSSKFADHDDFFVEEELIDQTTIYLMGFKTLIDFAKSNLYIRQMAASSASVGELFTNLSDQLDMDIEQIVNAVLEGKLIVLSQGGRQNAIVDPISINLTRSIEEPKNESPIQASMDAFVEDIHVNVGLIRKRLKTARLSHCTFQVGELEKRNLSMLYINGRASSDLIEKVNQQLKEIDTDIESIDDLNKHFGVRRGSPVSHFFPTEVPIQAIHALKKNRIVLFLDNYPFALVFPHLLPDMFSIVNDRNFPYVLSVMLRVLRVVGAILTLILPALYVALVSVNPEIFKFDLALFVAKSREGIPVPALLETIIMVVLIDLILEAIVRLPKSIGPTISMVGGVILGQAMVEAKLVSTLLVIVITAIVISSSVVAGIQNSLYIRLLKYPILILASIFGILGIFTGLALTGIYLASLTSFNIPYTTFRLKREGDTK, encoded by the coding sequence ATGGAGAATATGATGATGGAACTGAGCTCTAAGTTTGCAGATCATGATGATTTTTTCGTGGAGGAGGAGCTAATAGATCAAACAACCATCTATCTTATGGGATTTAAAACATTGATTGATTTTGCCAAGTCCAATCTATACATTCGGCAAATGGCTGCTTCATCTGCCTCAGTAGGGGAGCTTTTTACAAACCTTAGTGATCAACTTGATATGGATATTGAACAAATTGTCAATGCTGTGTTGGAGGGAAAATTGATCGTCTTATCTCAAGGAGGACGCCAAAATGCGATAGTTGATCCTATTTCCATCAATTTAACAAGAAGTATTGAAGAACCGAAAAATGAAAGCCCTATTCAAGCTTCTATGGATGCATTTGTTGAAGATATTCATGTAAATGTTGGACTTATTCGAAAAAGGCTAAAAACGGCAAGGCTCTCTCATTGTACCTTTCAAGTGGGTGAGCTAGAAAAACGTAATTTGTCCATGTTATATATCAATGGAAGAGCATCAAGTGATCTTATTGAAAAAGTCAATCAGCAGTTAAAAGAAATTGACACGGATATTGAATCCATTGATGATTTGAACAAGCATTTTGGTGTTCGGAGAGGGAGTCCTGTTAGTCATTTTTTCCCGACAGAAGTGCCGATACAAGCCATTCATGCATTAAAAAAGAATAGAATTGTCCTTTTTTTAGATAATTACCCTTTCGCCCTAGTTTTTCCACATCTATTGCCAGACATGTTTAGTATTGTGAATGATCGAAACTTCCCGTATGTGCTATCAGTTATGCTTCGCGTTCTTCGGGTCGTAGGCGCTATACTGACGCTAATTCTGCCTGCATTGTATGTCGCGTTAGTATCTGTCAATCCTGAGATATTCAAATTTGATCTTGCATTATTTGTGGCAAAAAGCAGAGAAGGGATTCCTGTTCCTGCTTTGCTTGAAACGATTATCATGGTCGTATTAATTGATTTAATATTGGAAGCGATTGTAAGACTGCCGAAAAGTATTGGACCGACCATTTCAATGGTAGGAGGCGTTATATTAGGCCAAGCAATGGTTGAAGCGAAATTAGTCAGTACCTTATTAGTAATTGTCATTACAGCCATTGTTATTTCAAGCTCGGTCGTAGCAGGTATTCAAAATTCGTTATACATTCGTTTATTAAAATATCCTATTTTAATTTTAGCATCTATTTTCGGCATTCTTGGTATATTTACTGGTTTAGCACTTACTGGCATTTATTTGGCGAGTTTAACTTCATTTAATATTCCGTATACGACATTTCGCTTGAAAAGAGAAGGAGATACTAAGTGA
- a CDS encoding GerAB/ArcD/ProY family transporter — protein sequence MTHRFQIGIVFFIIHLSFGFLLYPDLIYSLTDAGHWLVILCQGVLQLMLISLYIKGLNFFPNQDIIDIYLKMGRLVACIILLPFVLNLTVLVALNIRTYTEVINSLFLLRTPHWPIALLLYFISAYTATKGLGTILRSSVFIFFGSSDFIVELSF from the coding sequence GTGACCCATAGGTTTCAAATTGGTATAGTTTTTTTTATTATCCATTTAAGCTTTGGTTTTCTGCTTTACCCTGATCTCATCTATTCGTTGACAGATGCGGGGCATTGGTTAGTCATTTTGTGTCAGGGTGTATTGCAATTAATGTTAATTTCACTCTACATTAAAGGTTTGAATTTTTTTCCTAATCAAGATATTATTGATATTTATTTGAAAATGGGACGGTTGGTTGCATGCATCATCCTGCTACCATTTGTCCTGAATTTAACGGTACTTGTTGCGCTTAATATCCGTACCTATACAGAGGTAATTAATTCTTTATTTTTATTACGAACACCGCATTGGCCAATAGCCTTATTGCTTTATTTTATATCGGCTTATACGGCAACAAAAGGCTTAGGGACAATATTGCGATCTTCCGTATTTATTTTTTTTGGGTCTTCGGATTTTATAGTGGAATTATCTTTTTAA
- a CDS encoding heavy-metal-associated domain-containing protein: MNSAKTDVLKVEGLDCPSCATTVEKALKKLKGIQSTEANFFAEKLTVTYDDSRVTLDDIADKLKKVGHPVVK; encoded by the coding sequence ATGAATTCAGCAAAAACTGATGTTCTAAAAGTGGAAGGTTTGGATTGCCCTTCATGTGCAACAACAGTTGAAAAAGCTTTGAAAAAATTAAAGGGAATTCAAAGTACAGAGGCTAACTTTTTTGCGGAAAAATTAACTGTAACTTATGATGATTCCAGAGTAACTCTTGACGACATTGCTGATAAATTAAAAAAAGTAGGTCACCCTGTAGTTAAATAA